In Aquimarina spinulae, a single window of DNA contains:
- a CDS encoding carboxypeptidase-like regulatory domain-containing protein produces the protein MNYNQVVSALFLFLSIGTMVTAQTITSKVVDKKTNEPIPYATIQLSENQGVITNEEGRFSLNLNGDLAKIDSIYISSMGYEKVGVSVKNVTDSIIYIQPKAIELKGVFISNKNLTVDEIIDNVKERVDQNYNFGLSKRRLFFRESEFNTVKKFDVKFKKSTIKELNKKLIDSVTSILPKRAEYYTEILCDLYGNFDKRKLHIIKAAELYDKNNRVSMEAVAERMETIFKKNVKPNSYLKIKSGLFGTKVQVDSLLENTEEASVVKDEIDNQKKKDDKSEFLKHRKSGLESLMSSLFFNEDVMSNFLNKSGRYNFELIDYTYMDDNSVYIINFSPKWRADFKGTLYVNTEDFAIVRADYENVKNLRSFKLLGVMFQDNLYRNKVIFSKGQNNKYDLKYLEMRRGNRFGFDRPLKVIEKNKHVKGRRKQNELSLALDVIMANVNKFEIVVFDSSPLSESDYKASTENKNIKPEYLSRYNPEFWKGYNIIEPNSAIKQFTVAPEVDSE, from the coding sequence ATGAACTATAATCAGGTAGTATCGGCTTTATTTTTATTCTTATCCATAGGTACTATGGTAACTGCTCAAACCATTACTTCTAAGGTAGTGGATAAAAAAACTAACGAGCCTATTCCCTATGCTACCATACAATTATCAGAAAATCAAGGAGTAATCACTAACGAAGAAGGAAGATTTAGCCTAAATCTAAATGGTGATCTTGCCAAAATTGACTCTATCTATATTTCCTCTATGGGGTATGAAAAAGTAGGTGTATCGGTAAAGAATGTAACCGATAGTATCATTTATATCCAACCCAAAGCAATAGAGTTAAAAGGTGTTTTTATTTCAAATAAAAATCTAACCGTAGACGAAATTATTGATAATGTTAAAGAACGAGTAGATCAAAATTATAATTTTGGGTTATCCAAAAGACGATTGTTTTTTAGAGAATCTGAGTTTAATACCGTAAAAAAATTTGATGTTAAGTTTAAAAAATCTACGATCAAAGAGCTTAATAAAAAACTGATCGATAGTGTAACCTCTATTCTTCCCAAAAGAGCAGAATATTATACCGAAATTTTATGTGATCTGTATGGTAATTTCGATAAGAGGAAACTTCATATTATAAAGGCCGCAGAACTCTATGACAAAAATAATAGGGTATCTATGGAAGCTGTAGCCGAACGTATGGAAACTATATTTAAGAAAAATGTAAAACCCAATTCTTACCTTAAAATAAAATCTGGCCTGTTTGGTACCAAGGTACAGGTCGATTCCCTGCTAGAAAATACCGAAGAAGCTTCTGTTGTTAAAGATGAAATCGATAATCAAAAGAAAAAAGACGACAAGAGTGAATTTTTAAAACATCGAAAATCTGGATTAGAAAGTTTGATGTCGAGCCTTTTCTTTAACGAAGATGTGATGTCTAATTTTTTGAACAAATCAGGCAGATATAATTTCGAACTTATCGATTACACCTATATGGATGATAACAGTGTATATATCATTAATTTTTCGCCAAAATGGAGAGCAGATTTTAAAGGCACACTATATGTTAATACTGAGGATTTTGCTATTGTTAGAGCCGATTATGAAAATGTAAAAAACCTTAGAAGCTTTAAACTCCTGGGAGTTATGTTTCAGGATAATTTATATCGTAATAAAGTGATTTTTTCTAAAGGACAAAACAACAAATACGACCTGAAATATCTTGAAATGCGTAGAGGAAATCGATTTGGTTTTGACCGTCCTCTAAAAGTGATCGAGAAAAATAAACATGTAAAAGGAAGACGTAAGCAAAATGAGCTGTCTCTGGCACTCGATGTGATTATGGCAAATGTAAATAAGTTCGAGATTGTTGTTTTTGACTCTAGCCCATTATCTGAATCTGATTACAAGGCCAGCACCGAAAATAAGAATATTAAACCAGAATACTTATCCAGATACAATCCAGAATTCTGGAAAGGATACAACATCATAGAACCAAATTCTGCTATAAAACAATTTACAGTTGCTCCCGAAGTAGATTCTGAATAA
- a CDS encoding M1 family aminopeptidase, which translates to MIEIFLFELKYRLKRPATWIYVALGFTIAILMSVFEKSVTAQFVNSPNTIAETMGPISVICIFFYAAIMGVPIFRDKDHKTAQTYFTFPITQKSYVLGRFLGSYAMVTLLNLSVVLGTMIGFGFGEYLARADYGNYTDFNLSSYLLPFIFLLQINALVIGSLFFCLMAFFKKMPIIYLGGICLFLLYSISGDFVSSLDNQWLTPYLDPFGNRAFTFVKKYWSINELNTNQLPIYGSFLLNRMFWLAIGLLFFLITLFRFDYKKFLLSGKKGNKIENGEYTPSLITSITQVFTKKTEWNNLFSLSKIEFLSIFKSPVFIILMIIGVIFSVFSIYNLNETYGTPNLPLTRYVVMYINGVISFFSIIILVIYSGEAVHRTRKNKTFVFYDALPISDSSLYFSKIISLIGIAFVLTIVNIIIGIFFQTFNGYFQYDLGMYFIYNFALVFPGFLMTILLSFFVHVLVNNKFLGHFIVIIIYFGLPLLVALAFKSTNPMYMFTGTTPIFLSDLNGFGHYLTGITWLNMYWILCTTILMIIGKVFWTRGFFATAKERLSLAKQRFTPKTIGVFVVTVMAFIAVAGYSYYNLNVLNTMVAGNHLEKINADAEKKYEKYIGQAHPQVTDLKAYIDIFPEDRNIKAKGDFKIINNYDSPIDTLLLEVQYPGSHTSLKKVIYNGTTLSPVVTDSVYRMYFYKLPKAMQPNEKANLTIEVFSETKGFTNRMETEILHNGSFLNNTIFPRFHYERSLVENGVRVKHGLEKLDYLYPPRTDSLALKKNLFNEDANYINFEAILSTSVDQTALAPGKLVKQWQENNRAYYHYALESKTDLFFNVVSARYDVEKSSWTAPSGKKVDIEIYHSPKHKRNLEHFIKGVKVALDYCSTNFYEYPNSVIRIVEFPAHSTFAQSFVTTIPYSEDFGFAANFDKSEDFNYAFRVTTHEVAHQWWGHLVTPSKTSGANIISETLAEYSSLMTMKHEYGENGIKNFLKYSLDRYLQSRAFSFKPERSLINVETGPHIWYEKGSMVMYELQDLLGEDNVNKALKGFLNEYREYEKGVYPTSENLYEAIYKIAPDSLKYAVEDGFTKIVLYENRVTSAKTKALDNGTYETTFTVDSKKIYYDNTGKEERTDDTTNYIEVGLFGEDSIDEQEVPLKTPYYLERKWLQPGENTFTIVTDKKPIKAGIDPYNKLIDRNSGDNLRPIEEE; encoded by the coding sequence ATGATAGAAATATTCTTATTCGAACTAAAGTACCGTTTAAAACGACCTGCTACCTGGATATATGTTGCTCTAGGGTTTACGATAGCCATTTTAATGTCTGTTTTTGAAAAATCGGTAACTGCTCAATTTGTCAATAGCCCCAATACGATAGCAGAGACCATGGGGCCTATATCGGTTATCTGTATTTTCTTTTATGCTGCGATTATGGGAGTTCCCATTTTTAGAGATAAAGATCATAAAACAGCACAAACGTATTTTACGTTTCCGATTACTCAAAAATCTTATGTTTTAGGTCGGTTTTTGGGTAGCTATGCTATGGTTACTTTACTCAATCTATCTGTTGTATTAGGTACCATGATAGGGTTTGGCTTTGGTGAGTATCTGGCACGTGCCGATTACGGAAATTATACCGATTTTAACCTGTCGTCATACCTTTTACCTTTTATATTCTTACTACAAATTAATGCATTAGTAATTGGCTCTTTGTTTTTTTGCTTAATGGCCTTTTTTAAGAAAATGCCTATTATCTATCTAGGCGGAATTTGCTTGTTTTTATTATATAGTATTTCGGGAGATTTTGTATCCAGTCTCGACAACCAATGGTTAACACCTTATCTAGATCCTTTTGGAAACAGAGCTTTTACTTTTGTTAAGAAATACTGGTCAATTAATGAGTTGAATACAAACCAACTACCAATATATGGTAGCTTTTTATTAAATAGAATGTTCTGGTTAGCCATAGGCTTACTATTCTTTCTCATTACTCTTTTCAGATTCGACTATAAGAAATTTTTACTTTCTGGTAAAAAAGGAAATAAAATAGAAAACGGTGAGTATACACCTTCACTAATCACGTCTATAACCCAAGTTTTTACCAAAAAAACAGAGTGGAACAATCTTTTTTCTCTTAGTAAAATTGAATTTTTATCTATTTTTAAAAGTCCTGTTTTTATTATTCTAATGATTATAGGAGTCATCTTTTCTGTGTTCAGTATTTACAATCTTAATGAAACTTACGGAACTCCGAATTTACCATTAACCCGATATGTTGTAATGTATATCAATGGTGTTATTTCTTTTTTTTCTATTATAATACTGGTTATCTATTCGGGAGAAGCTGTTCACAGAACAAGAAAAAATAAGACCTTTGTTTTTTATGATGCCTTACCTATTAGTGATTCTAGTTTATATTTTTCAAAAATAATATCGCTTATTGGTATCGCTTTTGTTCTTACGATTGTAAATATCATCATTGGTATTTTCTTTCAAACTTTTAACGGGTATTTTCAGTATGATCTGGGGATGTATTTTATCTATAATTTTGCTTTGGTATTTCCTGGTTTTTTAATGACCATCTTACTTTCTTTCTTTGTACATGTACTGGTAAATAATAAGTTTTTAGGTCATTTTATAGTTATTATCATCTATTTTGGATTACCTCTTTTGGTAGCGCTTGCTTTTAAAAGTACCAATCCTATGTATATGTTTACTGGTACTACACCAATTTTTCTAAGTGATCTTAATGGTTTTGGCCATTATCTTACAGGAATCACCTGGTTAAATATGTATTGGATTCTATGTACTACGATCTTGATGATCATAGGAAAAGTATTCTGGACTCGAGGTTTTTTTGCTACGGCCAAAGAGCGGTTATCGTTGGCCAAACAAAGGTTCACCCCCAAAACCATTGGAGTATTTGTAGTTACCGTAATGGCTTTTATCGCAGTTGCCGGGTATAGTTACTATAACCTTAATGTACTTAACACAATGGTTGCCGGCAACCACTTGGAAAAAATCAATGCAGATGCCGAAAAAAAATATGAAAAGTATATTGGCCAGGCTCATCCGCAAGTAACCGATCTAAAAGCATATATCGATATTTTTCCTGAAGACCGTAATATAAAGGCCAAAGGAGATTTCAAAATCATAAACAATTATGATTCTCCTATAGACACCTTATTGCTAGAGGTTCAATACCCGGGTTCTCATACCAGCCTGAAAAAAGTGATTTATAATGGTACTACCCTCTCGCCTGTGGTTACAGATTCTGTATACAGGATGTATTTTTATAAGCTTCCTAAAGCAATGCAGCCTAATGAGAAAGCTAATCTTACCATAGAAGTATTTTCAGAAACCAAAGGTTTCACCAATCGTATGGAGACCGAAATATTGCATAATGGATCCTTTCTTAATAATACTATATTCCCGAGATTTCATTATGAGCGAAGCCTGGTCGAAAATGGAGTGCGTGTAAAACACGGGCTAGAAAAACTCGATTATCTATACCCACCTCGAACGGACAGCCTGGCGCTAAAGAAAAATCTGTTTAATGAAGATGCCAATTACATTAATTTTGAAGCTATACTTAGTACGTCTGTAGATCAAACTGCTCTGGCTCCTGGTAAATTGGTAAAACAATGGCAAGAAAATAACAGAGCTTATTATCATTATGCCTTAGAATCAAAGACCGATCTGTTTTTTAATGTAGTATCGGCGAGATATGATGTAGAAAAATCCAGTTGGACTGCACCAAGTGGAAAAAAAGTGGATATCGAGATTTACCACTCTCCAAAACACAAGCGCAACCTGGAGCATTTTATCAAAGGGGTTAAAGTAGCGTTAGACTACTGCTCAACCAATTTTTATGAGTATCCCAACTCGGTAATCAGGATCGTTGAATTTCCTGCGCATTCGACATTTGCTCAGTCTTTTGTAACGACTATCCCCTATTCTGAAGATTTTGGGTTTGCCGCTAATTTTGATAAATCCGAAGATTTTAATTATGCATTTAGAGTGACCACTCACGAGGTAGCACACCAATGGTGGGGTCATCTAGTTACTCCTAGTAAAACATCTGGTGCCAATATTATATCTGAGACTTTGGCAGAATATTCCTCACTTATGACCATGAAGCATGAATATGGTGAAAACGGAATCAAAAACTTTCTTAAATATTCTTTAGATCGGTATTTACAAAGCAGAGCGTTTAGTTTTAAGCCAGAACGATCTTTAATAAATGTAGAAACAGGACCACATATCTGGTATGAAAAAGGATCTATGGTGATGTACGAACTTCAGGATCTTCTGGGTGAAGACAACGTGAATAAAGCTCTTAAAGGTTTTCTTAATGAGTATAGAGAGTATGAAAAAGGAGTGTATCCTACTTCAGAAAATCTATATGAAGCCATTTATAAAATAGCTCCAGATTCTTTAAAATACGCTGTAGAAGATGGGTTTACAAAAATAGTACTTTATGAAAATCGTGTTACTAGTGCTAAGACCAAAGCACTGGATAACGGTACATATGAAACCACTTTTACAGTAGATTCAAAAAAAATCTACTATGATAATACTGGCAAAGAAGAACGTACGGATGACACTACCAATTACATCGAGGTCGGATTATTTGGCGAAGATAGTATTGACGAACAAGAAGTACCCCTTAAAACTCCGTATTATTTAGAACGAAAATGGTTACAACCCGGTGAAAACACGTTTACTATTGTTACCGATAAAAAACCGATAAAAGCAGGTATTGATCCTTATAATAAATTAATCGACAGAAATTCTGGAGATAACTTAAGGCCTATAGAAGAAGAGTAA
- a CDS encoding ABC transporter ATP-binding protein, producing MLTIKNLNKTYPNGTQALNDVNLTLEKGMFGLLGPNGAGKSTLMRTIATLQLADLGTIDFDGIDVFKQPGELRKVLGYLPQDFGVYPKVSAEMMLNHIAKVKGITNSQERKGYVADLLNKVNLYKFRNRNLGDFSGGMRQRFGIAQALLGNPKLIIVDEPTAGLDPLERNRFHNLLSELGENAVVILSTHIVDDVTNLCQNMAVFNEGKILVQGNPQTLSDTLNGKVYRKHIDKSELEAFENEFTVLSNYLRGGQFYVNVYSDANPGEEFEAVNNDLEDFYFYCINRKEQEATI from the coding sequence ATGCTTACCATAAAGAATCTTAATAAAACGTATCCCAATGGGACACAAGCATTAAATGATGTTAATCTCACTTTGGAGAAAGGAATGTTTGGCCTGTTAGGCCCCAATGGTGCAGGGAAATCAACATTAATGAGAACTATCGCTACATTACAACTAGCAGATTTGGGAACTATTGATTTTGATGGAATTGATGTGTTTAAACAACCGGGGGAATTAAGAAAAGTATTAGGATATCTGCCTCAGGATTTTGGCGTTTACCCAAAGGTTTCTGCAGAAATGATGCTTAATCATATTGCAAAGGTAAAAGGTATTACCAATAGCCAGGAACGTAAAGGTTATGTTGCAGATTTACTAAATAAAGTAAATCTATATAAGTTTAGAAATCGCAATCTGGGTGATTTTTCGGGAGGAATGAGACAGCGTTTTGGTATTGCTCAAGCTCTTTTAGGGAACCCTAAACTAATTATTGTTGATGAGCCTACGGCGGGATTGGATCCCCTGGAGCGTAACCGTTTTCATAATCTATTAAGTGAGTTAGGTGAGAATGCTGTTGTTATTTTGAGCACACATATTGTAGACGATGTAACCAACCTATGTCAAAATATGGCTGTATTTAATGAAGGTAAAATATTGGTACAAGGTAATCCGCAAACATTGTCTGATACTCTAAATGGAAAAGTATACAGAAAACATATCGACAAATCTGAATTAGAGGCTTTTGAAAATGAATTTACTGTGCTATCGAATTACCTAAGAGGCGGGCAATTTTATGTAAATGTATATAGTGATGCTAATCCAGGAGAAGAATTTGAAGCGGTAAATAATGACTTAGAAGATTTCTATTTCTACTGTATTAACAGAAAAGAACAGGAGGCAACAATATGA
- the hemB gene encoding porphobilinogen synthase, producing the protein MQQIRRNRRLRTNDAIRSLVRENIITPHDFLVPLFIVEGKGVKEEISSMPDYYRYSLDLLGNEVKELWSLGLKSVLLFVKVPDHLKDNKGTEALNSNGLMQRAIKVVKEAAPEMLVMTDVALDPYSSYGHDGIVEGGEIINDETCKVLAEMSLSHAQAGADFVAPSDMMDGRILSMRELLEKENYKNTGIMSYSAKYASAFYGPFRDALDSAPGFGDKKTYQMDFANRDEAIKETLMDIEEGADIVMVKPGLCYLDMVRDIRDAVDVPVAVYQVSGEYAMLKAAAEKGWLDHDAVMLEQIMAFKRAGAQIIASYFAKDVVKLLS; encoded by the coding sequence ATGCAACAAATACGTAGAAACAGAAGACTAAGGACAAATGATGCTATTCGTTCTTTGGTAAGAGAAAACATAATAACTCCCCATGATTTTTTGGTTCCCCTTTTTATTGTGGAAGGAAAAGGTGTAAAAGAAGAAATATCTTCTATGCCTGATTATTATAGATATAGCTTAGATTTGCTTGGTAACGAAGTTAAAGAGCTATGGTCATTGGGGTTAAAATCCGTACTACTTTTTGTAAAAGTCCCCGATCATCTTAAGGATAATAAGGGTACAGAGGCATTAAATTCTAATGGATTGATGCAACGCGCAATAAAAGTTGTTAAAGAAGCTGCTCCCGAAATGTTAGTGATGACCGATGTAGCGCTAGATCCATATTCTTCATATGGCCATGATGGTATTGTAGAAGGTGGGGAGATCATTAATGATGAAACCTGTAAAGTTTTGGCAGAAATGTCATTATCACATGCGCAGGCAGGGGCTGATTTTGTAGCACCAAGTGATATGATGGATGGGCGAATCTTAAGTATGCGGGAACTGCTCGAAAAAGAAAACTATAAAAACACTGGTATCATGAGCTATAGTGCCAAGTATGCTTCTGCTTTTTATGGACCCTTTAGAGATGCTTTGGATTCTGCTCCGGGATTTGGAGATAAAAAAACATACCAGATGGACTTTGCTAATCGTGACGAAGCAATCAAAGAAACGCTCATGGATATCGAAGAGGGAGCAGATATAGTAATGGTAAAACCTGGATTGTGTTATCTTGATATGGTAAGAGACATTAGAGATGCGGTAGATGTACCTGTTGCTGTATACCAGGTAAGTGGTGAGTATGCGATGTTAAAAGCAGCTGCAGAAAAAGGATGGCTAGATCATGATGCTGTAATGTTAGAACAAATAATGGCTTTCAAAAGAGCAGGAGCACAAATTATTGCCAGTTATTTTGCTAAAGATGTGGTTAAGCTTTTGAGTTAA
- a CDS encoding TerB family tellurite resistance protein — MVSRDRIYQTFGELLYVIAMSDGVIQKKEVETLEDILKGHPKGKDIKWSFDYENENQNDVETLYKKIIEVFSDNGPDEEYEFMMYALAKIADASEGMDPKEEKVITNFSRDLLERFKKDIEKIKEKYK, encoded by the coding sequence ATGGTCAGCAGAGATAGGATATATCAGACGTTTGGAGAGTTACTCTATGTAATTGCAATGAGTGATGGGGTGATACAAAAAAAAGAAGTCGAAACGCTCGAAGATATTTTAAAAGGGCATCCAAAAGGAAAAGATATTAAGTGGTCTTTTGATTACGAAAATGAGAATCAAAATGATGTCGAAACGTTGTATAAAAAGATAATCGAAGTGTTTTCTGATAATGGTCCTGATGAAGAGTATGAATTTATGATGTATGCATTAGCCAAAATTGCAGATGCCAGTGAAGGGATGGATCCAAAAGAAGAAAAAGTGATTACCAATTTCTCGAGAGATTTGTTGGAACGTTTTAAAAAAGATATTGAGAAAATCAAAGAAAAATATAAGTAG
- a CDS encoding c-type cytochrome — protein sequence MQKITLFLMVAVLLCASCQSEKKENSNINIGTKKEKLSPYDLGKKIFNGKGKCYTCHKIDKKSIGPGVIEIMKIYKDQNKDLISFLKQEADPIVDPETFTVMKTNFAIIKTFTEEELKAVEVYMTEVKTNKAE from the coding sequence ATGCAAAAAATAACCTTATTCCTCATGGTAGCAGTTTTGTTATGTGCAAGCTGCCAATCTGAAAAAAAGGAAAACTCTAACATTAATATAGGAACCAAGAAAGAAAAACTCTCTCCATATGATTTAGGGAAAAAGATATTTAACGGTAAAGGAAAATGTTATACTTGCCATAAGATTGACAAAAAGTCTATCGGCCCTGGAGTCATTGAGATTATGAAGATTTACAAAGATCAAAATAAAGACCTGATTTCATTTTTAAAACAAGAAGCAGATCCTATTGTAGATCCAGAGACCTTTACAGTAATGAAAACCAATTTTGCGATTATCAAAACATTTACAGAAGAAGAGCTTAAAGCTGTAGAAGTGTATATGACCGAAGTAAAGACCAATAAAGCAGAATGA
- a CDS encoding DinB family protein, with protein MIYRLLVLVFLISGTIMAQQDTPKNAFLEKWKNSKDYLLKIAEQMPEDDFGFKPTEREMSFKEQLFHIRGNMLWLGTTYFSSEEFDREKLKENLPETKTEIIALLTKAFDKVYTRIQETDEDDLKFEVDFFAGRKSKLQILNLLQDHVTHHRGQLIVYLNLNDIEPPRYVGW; from the coding sequence ATGATATACAGACTATTAGTACTTGTTTTTTTGATTTCGGGTACAATTATGGCTCAGCAAGACACTCCAAAAAATGCTTTTCTCGAAAAGTGGAAAAACTCTAAAGATTATCTTTTAAAAATTGCAGAGCAGATGCCAGAAGATGATTTTGGATTTAAACCAACAGAACGAGAAATGAGTTTTAAAGAACAATTATTTCACATTCGTGGAAATATGCTCTGGTTAGGAACCACATATTTTTCTTCAGAAGAATTTGACAGAGAGAAATTAAAAGAAAACCTACCAGAAACCAAGACAGAAATCATTGCTTTACTCACTAAAGCATTTGATAAAGTATATACTCGCATCCAGGAAACCGATGAAGATGATCTGAAATTTGAGGTTGATTTTTTTGCAGGGCGAAAATCAAAACTTCAAATTCTTAACCTATTACAAGATCATGTTACTCATCATCGTGGGCAGCTCATTGTTTATCTTAATCTAAATGATATTGAACCACCACGTTATGTGGGGTGGTAG
- a CDS encoding CNNM domain-containing protein produces the protein MTLLIIYAVLSIFFSFLCSILEAVLLSVTPTFINVKKKEGKVYASSLETLKKDVDKPLIAILTINTIAHTVGAILVGVEAKKAFGDEGNGVFIVSSIMTLLILVASEIIPKTIGATYWKQLANFTSKILKILIWPLKWTGILWILQLTTKLIGGKGHHGSVLSREDFTAMADIAHEEGVFEESESKVIKNLLSFKEVFTKDVMTPRTVMKIASEDTTLEEFFNENQNLRFSRIPVYKENADNITGQVLKDDIFKEMANQNGHKKIGEIKRPILFTTRNLPIPDLFNELIQSKNHLALVVDEYGSVNGLVTMEDVIETLLGLEIVDESDTETDMQILARKNWENRAKRLGILDDKKEE, from the coding sequence ATGACTCTATTAATTATTTACGCCGTACTTTCTATTTTCTTTTCGTTTTTATGTTCGATACTAGAAGCGGTTTTGCTTAGTGTAACCCCAACCTTTATTAATGTCAAGAAAAAGGAAGGGAAAGTATATGCCAGTAGCCTTGAAACATTAAAAAAAGATGTTGATAAGCCACTAATCGCAATTCTTACAATCAATACCATTGCACATACCGTTGGAGCTATTTTGGTCGGAGTAGAGGCAAAAAAAGCTTTTGGAGATGAAGGTAATGGTGTTTTTATTGTTTCGAGTATAATGACGTTATTAATTTTGGTAGCTTCTGAGATTATTCCAAAAACAATAGGAGCAACCTATTGGAAACAACTGGCAAATTTTACATCCAAAATTCTTAAAATTTTGATATGGCCATTGAAATGGACAGGTATACTTTGGATATTACAATTAACGACCAAACTTATTGGTGGTAAAGGGCATCATGGATCTGTATTAAGCAGAGAAGATTTTACGGCTATGGCAGATATTGCCCATGAAGAAGGTGTTTTCGAAGAGTCAGAGTCTAAGGTAATTAAAAACCTATTATCTTTTAAAGAGGTTTTTACTAAAGATGTGATGACCCCCAGAACAGTAATGAAAATTGCTTCAGAAGATACAACACTTGAAGAGTTTTTTAATGAAAATCAAAATCTTCGTTTTTCTAGAATACCTGTCTATAAAGAAAATGCAGACAATATAACCGGTCAGGTATTAAAGGATGATATTTTTAAAGAAATGGCAAATCAGAATGGGCATAAAAAGATTGGAGAAATAAAAAGACCTATACTTTTTACGACAAGAAATTTGCCAATACCTGATTTGTTTAATGAACTGATTCAGTCCAAAAATCATTTAGCTTTGGTAGTTGATGAGTATGGTTCTGTAAATGGACTGGTAACCATGGAAGACGTTATAGAGACATTATTAGGTTTGGAGATAGTAGATGAAAGCGATACCGAAACTGATATGCAAATCCTAGCTCGAAAAAATTGGGAAAACCGCGCAAAACGACTAGGGATTTTGGATGACAAAAAAGAAGAATAA
- a CDS encoding methylated-DNA--[protein]-cysteine S-methyltransferase: MDEVYVETPLGIATISGDEDGIASVSVTKEATNTPSKVIPSHLQKAVLQLKEYFDGQRTDFELTLNPSGTDFQKKVWAELLKIPFGKTLSYLDIAKKLGDPKTIRAAASANGKNPLWIIVPCHRVIGSDGSLTGYAGGLWRKKWLLDHENPVKQQSLF, encoded by the coding sequence ATGGATGAGGTATATGTAGAAACCCCTTTAGGGATCGCCACTATATCAGGGGATGAAGATGGTATTGCAAGCGTTTCTGTTACCAAAGAGGCTACTAATACTCCTTCAAAAGTTATTCCTTCACATTTACAAAAGGCAGTCTTACAGCTCAAAGAATATTTTGATGGTCAACGTACCGATTTTGAGCTTACTTTGAATCCGTCAGGAACTGATTTTCAGAAAAAAGTTTGGGCCGAATTACTCAAAATTCCTTTTGGAAAAACCCTATCCTACCTTGATATTGCCAAGAAGCTTGGAGATCCAAAAACAATACGAGCTGCAGCAAGTGCCAATGGTAAAAATCCATTATGGATTATTGTACCTTGCCATCGGGTTATTGGTAGCGATGGGTCACTTACCGGATATGCAGGTGGGTTATGGCGAAAAAAATGGTTGCTCGATCATGAAAACCCCGTAAAACAACAATCGTTATTTTAA